In a single window of the candidate division WOR-3 bacterium genome:
- a CDS encoding D-alanine--D-alanine ligase, translating to MKRIINTLKTKKIGVLMGGWSSEREISLRSGENVYQSLKRQGFKVVKIDIQRNFPEQIKQAQIDIAFIALHGRPGEDGTIQGFLELLGIPYTGSRIAGSAIGMDKLITKRLLLSAQIPTPRFIYFCKKEPIPQNKTILERLKKVGISLPVIIKPRSEGSSVGCVVVEDSSKLAGTARKIQKQYGDILIEEFIPGTIATVGILGNKVLPILELVPKRSLFYDYEAKYTKGATEFIIPARFSKVLTREITELALRAFMVLDAYGFGRLDLIVYKDTPYFLEINTIPGMTEISDLPAQARATGISYDELVLEILKSAIS from the coding sequence ATGAAAAGAATCATTAACACGCTTAAAACCAAAAAAATTGGAGTTTTAATGGGAGGTTGGTCAAGCGAACGCGAGATTTCCTTGCGATCGGGCGAAAATGTTTATCAGTCTCTAAAACGGCAGGGGTTTAAGGTAGTAAAAATCGATATTCAACGAAATTTTCCTGAACAAATAAAGCAAGCTCAAATTGACATTGCCTTTATCGCACTTCATGGTCGACCCGGAGAGGATGGGACTATTCAGGGATTTTTAGAACTTTTAGGAATTCCTTATACTGGTTCTCGGATAGCCGGTTCAGCGATTGGGATGGACAAACTTATTACCAAGCGTCTGTTACTTAGTGCCCAAATTCCTACCCCTCGGTTTATTTACTTCTGTAAAAAAGAACCAATTCCCCAGAATAAAACAATTCTTGAGCGACTTAAGAAGGTCGGGATTTCGTTGCCGGTAATTATAAAGCCCCGATCCGAAGGTTCTAGTGTCGGTTGCGTCGTTGTTGAAGATAGTTCCAAATTGGCCGGTACTGCTCGAAAGATTCAGAAGCAATATGGAGACATTTTAATTGAAGAGTTTATTCCGGGAACTATTGCAACGGTGGGAATTTTAGGGAATAAAGTTTTACCGATTTTAGAACTTGTGCCTAAACGTTCTTTATTCTATGACTATGAAGCAAAATACACAAAAGGTGCTACGGAATTCATTATCCCCGCGCGATTTTCCAAGGTTTTAACAAGGGAAATAACAGAGCTGGCGTTACGGGCATTTATGGTGCTTGATGCTTATGGCTTTGGCCGATTGGATTTGATTGTTTATAAAGATACGCCGTACTTTTTAGAAATAAACACCATTCCCGGGATGACTGAAATCTCTGATCTACCAGCCCAGGCCCGAGCTACCGGTATTAGTTATGATGAGCTGGTTTTAGAAATATTAAAATCAGCGATAAGTTAA
- the recF gene encoding DNA replication and repair protein RecF (All proteins in this family for which functions are known are DNA-binding proteins that assist the filamentation of RecA onto DNA for the initiation of recombination or recombinational repair.) encodes MILKHLAFEGFRNLVDGEVEFHPEANLIIGENASGKTSLLEAIYYLAFGRSFRTNRDLELKKIGAQYLKVQGIAQGPQGESSAQIALYDGTKILLLANQKISKLSDYLGWCPVITILLGDIELIIGAPKVRRNFMNLAIAQLNRDYLKDLIEYRKALLERNKLLNNKADEDYYEIWERILAQRACKIIEERKKKLPKLLSYAQKYSELLFEAKKIRFHYKSNYNLDKFDDASELENNLLELLKTHRSRDIELGYTTVGPHRDDIVIVEITGSGEELPLAKYGSEGEQRLCALALKLAEAQMIQEYRKLNPIYLLDEVAAELDPENTKKLFRLLTGQVFYATAKENSSLELPAGKVFKITKGFVTN; translated from the coding sequence ATGATTCTAAAACACTTAGCGTTTGAAGGATTTCGAAATCTTGTGGATGGCGAAGTTGAGTTTCATCCGGAAGCAAACTTAATCATTGGTGAAAATGCCTCAGGCAAGACATCGCTGCTTGAGGCCATATATTATTTGGCCTTCGGTCGATCGTTTCGAACCAATCGTGATCTGGAGCTTAAAAAAATTGGGGCACAGTATCTAAAAGTACAAGGCATTGCCCAAGGTCCGCAGGGTGAAAGCTCGGCTCAAATTGCTCTTTATGACGGTACCAAAATATTATTATTAGCCAACCAGAAGATCTCTAAGCTTTCAGATTATTTGGGTTGGTGTCCGGTTATCACCATCCTTTTAGGAGATATCGAACTTATTATTGGGGCGCCCAAGGTCCGACGGAATTTTATGAATTTAGCAATTGCCCAGCTTAATCGGGATTATCTCAAGGACTTAATTGAATATCGAAAAGCACTGCTGGAGCGTAATAAATTATTAAATAATAAGGCTGATGAAGACTACTATGAGATTTGGGAACGAATTCTGGCGCAAAGGGCCTGTAAAATCATCGAAGAACGCAAAAAAAAACTTCCCAAGCTTTTAAGTTATGCTCAGAAATATTCCGAACTATTATTCGAAGCGAAGAAGATTAGATTTCACTATAAAAGTAACTATAATTTAGATAAATTTGACGACGCCAGTGAACTTGAAAATAACCTTTTAGAATTGCTCAAGACTCATCGGAGCCGTGATATTGAGTTAGGTTATACAACGGTGGGACCGCACCGGGACGATATTGTCATTGTAGAGATAACAGGATCGGGCGAAGAATTACCATTAGCCAAGTATGGCTCAGAAGGGGAACAACGATTATGCGCCTTAGCCCTAAAATTAGCCGAAGCCCAGATGATCCAGGAGTACCGCAAGCTGAATCCAATTTATCTATTAGATGAAGTCGCTGCAGAGCTTGATCCGGAAAACACTAAAAAACTCTTCAGGCTACTTACCGGCCAGGTATTTTATGCCACAGCTAAAGAAAATAGCAGCTTAGAGCTTCCGGCCGGTAAGGTCTTTAAAATTACTAAAGGGTTTGTAACCAATTAA
- a CDS encoding DUF721 domain-containing protein — MKSLKPIGELLKKFIANRKLKQRLNEAQAIMKWSEATGEKISENTMPVRVKDGVLFVSVKDSIWLHELNRLKPSIIENVNKSVGHKTIRDIKFFLKY; from the coding sequence ATGAAGTCTTTAAAACCGATTGGAGAATTATTAAAGAAATTTATCGCCAACCGAAAACTAAAGCAACGACTGAATGAAGCCCAGGCTATCATGAAATGGTCCGAAGCCACGGGCGAGAAGATCAGTGAAAACACTATGCCGGTGCGCGTTAAAGATGGTGTGCTTTTTGTGTCGGTTAAAGATTCTATTTGGTTACACGAACTAAATCGCCTTAAACCGTCGATAATTGAAAATGTAAATAAATCGGTTGGTCATAAGACGATTAGAGATATCAAATTTTTTCTTAAGTATTAA